The Brassica napus cultivar Da-Ae chromosome C7, Da-Ae, whole genome shotgun sequence genome has a segment encoding these proteins:
- the LOC106407044 gene encoding expansin-like A1, producing the protein MGSCFLVVFVVLLFSSSVNACDRCLHRSKAAYFSSASVLSSGACSYGSMATGFFAGHIAAAVPSIYKDGAGCGACFQVRCTNPSLCSTKGTAVMVTDLNMSNQTDLLLSSRAFRAMAKPVLGADRDLLRQGIVDVQYQRVPCDYGNKKMMNVRVEEASKKPNYLAIKLLYQGGQTEVVAIDIAQVGSSHWSYMTRSRGAVWVTDKVPTGPLQFRFVVTAGFDGKMLWSPRVLPANWEAGKIYDAGVQITDIAQEGCDPCDDHIWN; encoded by the exons atgggaAGCTGTTTTCTCGTCGTCTTCGTCGTTTTACTCTTCTCCTCCTCCGTTAACGCCTGCGACCGATGCCTTCACCGTTCTAAGGCTGCTTATTTCTCCTCTGCCTCTGTTCTCTCCT CTGGAGCTTGCTCCTACGGTTCAATGGCTACGGGTTTCTTCGCCGGTCACATAGCCGCTGCCGTGCCTTCCATCTACAAAGACGGCGCCGGCTGCGGAGCTTGCTTCCAGGTCAGATGCACCAACCCATCTCTTTGCAGCACCAAAGGAACCGCGGTGATGGTCACCGACCTGAACATGAGCAACCAAACCGATCTCCTCCTAAGCAGCAGAGCCTTCAGGGCTATGGCTAAGCCGGTTCTTGGCGCCGACAGAGATCTTCTTAGACAAGGCATTGTGGACGTTCAATACCAGAG AGTCCCTTGCGATTACGGAaacaagaagatgatgaatgtgagagttgaaGAAGCAAGCAAGAAGCCAAACTACTTGGCAATAAAGCTCTTGTACCAAGGAGGCCAAACCGAAGTCGTAGCCATCGACATTGCTCAGGTTGGTTCCTCCCACTGGAGTTACATGACCAGAAGCCGCGGAGCCGTCTGGGTCACTGACAAAGTACCAACCGGACCTCTTCAGTTCAGGTTCGTGGTGACTGCTGGCTTCGACGGCAAAATGCTCTGGTCTCCGAGAGTTCTTCCGGCCAACTGGGAAGCCGGCAAGATCTACGACGCCGGCGTTCAGATCACCGACATTGCTCAGGAAGGTTGTGATCCATGCGACGATCACATCTGGAACtga
- the LOC106409632 gene encoding phosphoprotein ECPP44, whose amino-acid sequence MADYSRASEQQEADSAASKGCGIFEFLKKKPEDVSSSDVTKENKGEEKPSLAERIHSSSTSDEESGENGEVKEKKKKKEKEKVCCHNKEDDVDQCETEEKKGIMEKIKEKLPAAKGQDQAKQPEHEDGKEKGSIVCIEKIKKKLTSHTKHEDDDEKKKET is encoded by the exons ATGGCGGATTATTCCCGTGCTAGTGAGCAGCAGGAAGCCGATTCTGCAGCTTCTAAAGGGTGTGGAATATTTGAATTTCTCAAGAAGAAACCGGAAGATGTATCTTCCTCCGATGTGACCAAGGAAAACAAGGGAGAGGAGAAGCCTTCTCTGGCTGAAAGAATTCATAGCTCT TCAACAAGTGATGAAGAATCCGGTGAAAATGGGGAagtgaaggagaagaaaaagaagaaggagaaggagaaggtgtGTTGTCACAACAAGGAAGATGATGTAGATCAGTGTGAAACAGAGGAGAAGAAGGGCATTATGGAGAAGATCAAGGAGAAGCTTCCTGCAGCTAAAGGTCAAGACCAAGCCAAGCAGCCTGAACATGAGGATGGGAAGGAGAAAGGGAGTATAGTCTGTATAGAGAAGATTAAAAAGAAGCTTACTAGTCATACTAAGCACGAAGACGATGAtgagaagaaaaaggaaacttaG
- the LOC106410557 gene encoding probable protein phosphatase 2C 64 isoform X2: MPVSGLLALTTTTKMEVEAVKMGSCGSETRVTTSLVTSPWPSFKPTTCSRTRASSSLVLFPPPPLLLLTAPFLASTMVTAALRLPASSTIISSSISRVRFAAEQECMSADVIKKAFQATEEGFLSLVSNQFQTTPQLATVGSCCLVCVISDGTLYVANAGDSRAVLGQFFKSTPALGDVHATQLSAEHNASIESVRRELHALHPDHPDIVLLKHNVWRVKGIIQVSRSIGDVYLKRSEFNREPLYAKFRLRAPFSRPLLSAEPSITVHALQPHDQFIICASDGLWEHMSNQEAVEIVHTHPRNGIAKRLVKMALKEAAKKREMRYSDLKKIDRGVRRHFHDDITVIVVFFDTSLVVSRARGPAVSVRGAGVNLPHNSLAPCTTAGAS, encoded by the exons ATGCCTGTCTCTGGCCTACTCGCTCTGACCACCACCACCAAGATGGAGGTGGAGGCCGTCAAGATGGGCTCTTGTGGTTCCGAGACTCGGGTCACCACGTCTTTGGTGACTTCTCCATGGCCGTCGTTCAAGCCAACAACTTGCTCGAGGACCAGAGCCAGCTCGAGTCTGGTTCtctttcctcctcctcctctgctCCTCCTTACGGCACCTTTCTTGGCGTCTACGATGGTCACGGCGGCCCTGAGACTTCCCGCTTCATCAACCATCATCTCTTCCTCCATCTCAAGAGTGA GATTTGCTGCGGAGCAAGAGTGTATGTCGGCTGATGTGATAAAGAAAGCCTTCCAAGCTACTGAAGAAGGTTTCCTTTCCTTAGTTTCCAATCAATTCCAAACCACGCCTCAACTAGCCACCGTTGGCTCTTGCTGCCTTGTTTGCGTCATCTCCGATGGCACTCTCTACGTTGCCAATGCTGGCGACTCACGTGCCGTCCTCGGACAATTCTTCAAGTCAACTCCTGCTTTGGGGGATGTTCACGCCACTCAGCTCTCTGCTGAGCACAATGCCTCCATTGAGTCTGTGCGACGGGAACTCCACGCCCTGCATCCCGACCATCCTGATATCGTGCTTCTTAAACATAACGTTTGGAGAGTCAAAGGAATCATTCAG GTTTCAAGATCCATAGGGGATGTGTATCTGAAACGGTCCGAGTTCAACAGGGAGCCACTGTATGCAAAATTCAGACTGAGGGCCCCCTTCAGCAGGCCGTTGCTGAGTGCAGAGCCGTCGATCACGGTGCATGCACTGCAGCCCCATGACCAGTTTATAATATGTGCCTCCGATGGACTATGGGAACATATGAGCAACCAAGAAGCTGTAGAGATAGTCCATACTCATCCGCGTAAC GGGATAGCAAAGAGGCTGGTGAAAATGGCGCTTAAAGAAGCGgcgaagaagagagagatgaggTACTCAGACCTCAAAAAGATAGACAGGGGGGTACGAAGGCATTTCCACGATGACATAACAGTCATAGTTGTCTTCTTCGACACAAGCCTAGTTGTGAGCAGAGCGAGAGGGCCGGCGGTGTCAGTGAGAGGAGCGGGAGTGAACCTTCCTCACAACAGCTTGGCGCCTTGCACCACCGCTGGCGCCTCCTGA
- the LOC106407194 gene encoding L-ascorbate oxidase homolog: MGWWLKYCGLWTIMTIIVSLVQAEDPYRFFDWRVTYSNIYPLGIPQRGILINGQFPGPEIYSVTNDNLIINVHNDLDEPFLLSWNGVQLRKNSYQDGVYGTTCPIPPGKNYTYAIQVKDQIGSFFYFPSLAFHKAAGAFGGLRVLSRPRIPVPFPEPAGDFTFLIGDWYSHHDHKNLKALLDRGHRLPLPDKVLINGNGVNFSSSLTVDKGKTYRFRISNVGLQHSLNFKIVDHQMKLVEVEGTHTIQSMYSSLDIHVGQSYSVLVTMDQPEKDYSIVVATRFAAKKILVGSTLHYSNSRQSLSSASLSAMGPADELDWSIKQARSIRTNLTASGPRPNPQGSYHYGLINISRTLVLESSAALVKRKQRYAINGVSFVHSDTPLKLADYFNIRGVFKVGSIPDQPRRGGGGGIRLDTAVMGANHREFIEIVFQNREKIVQSYHLDGYSFWVVGMDRGTWSHASRREYNLMDAVSRSTTQVYPESWTAVYVALDNVGMWNLRSEFWARQYLGQQLYLRVYSSVHSLRDEYLVPKNALLCGRASNMQRPIITP, translated from the exons ATGGGGTGGTGGCTAAAGTACTGCGGCCTTTGGACAATAATGACCATCATCGTTTCTTTAGTTCAGGCTGAAGATCCCTACCGTTTTTTCGACTGGAGGGTCACTTACAGCAACATTTACCCACTTGGCATTCCTCAAAGG GGAATTCTTATAAACGGACAATTTCCTGGACCGGAGATTTACTCAGTCACCAATGACAATCTGATCATCAATGTTCACAACGATCTCGACGAGCCCTTTCTCTTGTCTTG GAACGGTGTACAGCTGAGGAAGAACTCATACCAAGATGGAGTGTATGGGACTACTTGTCCAATCCCACCGGGCAAGAACTATACTTATGCCATCCAAGTGAAAGACCAGATCGGTAGTTTCTTCTACTTCCCTTCCCTCGCCTTTCACAAAGCCGCTGGTGCTTTTGGTGGCCTCCGTGTCCTCAGCCGCCCTCGCATCCCCGTCCCTTTCCCTGAACCCGCCGGAGATTTCACCTTCCTCATCGGCGATTGGTACTCTCACCATGACCACAAG AATTTGAAGGCACTTTTGGATAGAGGTCACAGGCTACCCTTGCCTGATAAGGTTTTGATCAATGGGAATGGTGTcaacttttcttcttctctcaccGTTGACAAAG GTAAAACGTACAGATTCAGAATATCGAATGTTGGGCTTCAACACTCGCTAAATTTCAAAATAGTAGACCATCAGATGAAGCTCGTTGAGGTTGAGGGAACCCACACGATCCAGTCCATGTATTCCTCACTCGACATTCACGTTGGTCAGTCTTACTCTGTCCTGGTCACCATGGACCAGCCTGAGAAAGACTATTCCATCGTAGTTGCCACTAGATTTGCCGCCAAGAAGATCCTGGTCGGATCTACTCTTCACTACTCCAACTCCAGACAAAGCCTCTCTTCTGCTTCTCTCTCTGCTATGGGGCCTGCCGATGAACTAGACTGGTCTATCAAACAAGCTCGATCCATTAGGACCAACCTGACAGCGTCCGGGCCAAGGCCCAACCCTCAGGGCTCGTACCATTATGGACTAATCAATATCTCTAGGACTTTAGTACTAGAAAGCTCAGCAGCCCTCGTGAAGAGGAAGCAACGCTATGCCATAAACGGCGTGTCGTTTGTGCATTCGGACACTCCGCTGAAGCTGGCGGATTACTTTAACATCAGAGGTGTTTTCAAAGTGGGAAGCATCCCTGACCAGCcgagaagaggaggaggaggggggATAAGGCTGGACACGGCAGTGATGGGAGCAAACCACAGGGAGTTTATTGAGATTGTCTTTCAAAACCGCGAGAAGATCGTTCAGAGTTACCACCTAGATGGATACAGCTTCTGGGTTGTTGG AATGGATAGAGGAACATGGTCACATGCGAGCAGACGAGAGTATAACCTCATGGATGCTGTTTCTCGCTCAACTACTCAG GTGTATCCAGAATCATGGACAGCCGTATATGTGGCATTGGATAATGTGGGGATGTGGAATCTAAGGAGCGAGTTCTGGGCGAGACAATACTTAGGTCAACAGTTGTATCTACGAGTTTACTCTTCGGTTCACTCTCTCAGAGATGAATATCTTGTGCCCAAGAATGCTTTATTGTGTGGTCGAGCCTCCAACATGCAGAGACCCATCATCACTCCGTAG
- the LOC106410557 gene encoding probable protein phosphatase 2C 64 isoform X1 produces the protein MLSALMNFLNACLWPTRSDHHHQDGGGGRQDGLLWFRDSGHHVFGDFSMAVVQANNLLEDQSQLESGSLSSSSSAPPYGTFLGVYDGHGGPETSRFINHHLFLHLKRFAAEQECMSADVIKKAFQATEEGFLSLVSNQFQTTPQLATVGSCCLVCVISDGTLYVANAGDSRAVLGQFFKSTPALGDVHATQLSAEHNASIESVRRELHALHPDHPDIVLLKHNVWRVKGIIQVSRSIGDVYLKRSEFNREPLYAKFRLRAPFSRPLLSAEPSITVHALQPHDQFIICASDGLWEHMSNQEAVEIVHTHPRNGIAKRLVKMALKEAAKKREMRYSDLKKIDRGVRRHFHDDITVIVVFFDTSLVVSRARGPAVSVRGAGVNLPHNSLAPCTTAGAS, from the exons ATGCTCTCTGCCTTGATGAACTTTCTCAATGCCTGTCTCTGGCCTACTCGCTCTGACCACCACCACCAAGATGGAGGTGGAGGCCGTCAAGATGGGCTCTTGTGGTTCCGAGACTCGGGTCACCACGTCTTTGGTGACTTCTCCATGGCCGTCGTTCAAGCCAACAACTTGCTCGAGGACCAGAGCCAGCTCGAGTCTGGTTCtctttcctcctcctcctctgctCCTCCTTACGGCACCTTTCTTGGCGTCTACGATGGTCACGGCGGCCCTGAGACTTCCCGCTTCATCAACCATCATCTCTTCCTCCATCTCAAGA GATTTGCTGCGGAGCAAGAGTGTATGTCGGCTGATGTGATAAAGAAAGCCTTCCAAGCTACTGAAGAAGGTTTCCTTTCCTTAGTTTCCAATCAATTCCAAACCACGCCTCAACTAGCCACCGTTGGCTCTTGCTGCCTTGTTTGCGTCATCTCCGATGGCACTCTCTACGTTGCCAATGCTGGCGACTCACGTGCCGTCCTCGGACAATTCTTCAAGTCAACTCCTGCTTTGGGGGATGTTCACGCCACTCAGCTCTCTGCTGAGCACAATGCCTCCATTGAGTCTGTGCGACGGGAACTCCACGCCCTGCATCCCGACCATCCTGATATCGTGCTTCTTAAACATAACGTTTGGAGAGTCAAAGGAATCATTCAG GTTTCAAGATCCATAGGGGATGTGTATCTGAAACGGTCCGAGTTCAACAGGGAGCCACTGTATGCAAAATTCAGACTGAGGGCCCCCTTCAGCAGGCCGTTGCTGAGTGCAGAGCCGTCGATCACGGTGCATGCACTGCAGCCCCATGACCAGTTTATAATATGTGCCTCCGATGGACTATGGGAACATATGAGCAACCAAGAAGCTGTAGAGATAGTCCATACTCATCCGCGTAAC GGGATAGCAAAGAGGCTGGTGAAAATGGCGCTTAAAGAAGCGgcgaagaagagagagatgaggTACTCAGACCTCAAAAAGATAGACAGGGGGGTACGAAGGCATTTCCACGATGACATAACAGTCATAGTTGTCTTCTTCGACACAAGCCTAGTTGTGAGCAGAGCGAGAGGGCCGGCGGTGTCAGTGAGAGGAGCGGGAGTGAACCTTCCTCACAACAGCTTGGCGCCTTGCACCACCGCTGGCGCCTCCTGA
- the LOC106410556 gene encoding probable hexosyltransferase MUCI70, which translates to MMSDFQRSLSVRLSRRGERSNQSNKEEGGGGALFSPSSRLHSDYGIKTIWKAGFLRLLLVGGILWMLLILLALLFHVWSCQSSLSFFSAICNKEGRLYVVLDTIGFVPKPQHRCPIPVAYDPDKVLLPTSITPDSIVTNLTYITEDDHLSSNSPFPLFGGNISWSQRQESFILKPQMKVHCGFMPGGGAEMSSLDKHYVQKCKFVVATGIFDAYDQPHQPSNISERSKNLFCFLMVVDELSLVFLRSNATVRQDSQGGDWVGIWRLILLKTPPYDEPRRNGKVPKILTHRLFPQARYSIWIDAKMELIVDPLLILERYLWRGKHTFAIAQHKHHRNIYEEADACKRRKRYARPLVDLQMKIYRYEGLEPWSIKKSTVSDVPEGAVIIREHTAMNNLFSCLWFNEVHLLTPRDQLSFGYVVDRLKGAFKVFMFQNCEYNSLFELHPHIREHSSKIEWVKSLKELKGKGESMKESRGGFGLWTPYPGDLDSVELPKVVRTSKAG; encoded by the exons ATGATGAGTGATTTTCAGAGATCACTTTCGGTGCGGTTGAGCCGCCGAGGAGAAAGGAGTAATCAATCTAATAAAG AGGAGGGTGGAGGTGGTGCGTTGTTCTCTCCCAGTAGTAGATTGCATTCTGATTACGGAATAAAAACAATATGGAAGGCAGGGTTCCTTCGTCTGCTTCTAGTTGGAGGCATTCTGTGGATGCTTCTCATTCTTCTTGCCCTCCTCTTTCATGTTTGGTCTTGTCAATCTTCCCTTTCCTTCTTCTCTG CCATTTGCAACAAAGAAGGTAGACTCTATGTCGTCTTAGACACCATTGGCTTTGTACCTAAACCCCAGCACC GATGCCCCATTCCGGTAGCCTATGACCCTGATAAGGTGCTCCTTCCCACTTCTATAACCCCTGATTCTATTGTCACCAACCTGACCTACATTACAGAGGATGATCATCTTTCCTCCAACTCTCCCTTTCCTCTCTTTGGTGGCAACATTAGCTGGTCTCAACGTCAAGAAAGCTTTATACTCAAACCCCAGATGAAG GTCCATTGCGGTTTCATGCCAGGTGGTGGCGCTGAAATGTCGTCTCTGGACAAACACTACGTTCAGAAATGTAAATTTGTGGTTGCCACTGGGATTTTCGATGCTTATGATCAACCCCACCAGCCCTCTAACATTAGTGAGCGTTCCAAGAACCTCTTCTGTTTCCTTATGGTGGTTGACGAGCTCTCTCTCGTTTTCCTGAGGTCTAACGCTACTGTGAGGCAAGATTCCCAAGGAGGCGATTGGGTTGGCATTTGGCGTCTTATTCTACTGAAAACTCCTCCTTATGATGAACCTCGGAGGAACGGTAAAGTCCCCAAAATCTTAACTCACAGGTTGTTCCCTCAAGCTCGCTACAGCATTTGGATTGATGCCAAAATGGAGCTTATCGTTGATCCCTTGCTTATTTTAGAAAG GTATTTGTGGCGTGGGAAGCATACCTTTGCCATTGCTCAACACAAACATCACCGAAACATATATGAGGAAGCTGATGCGTGCAAGAGGAGAAAGCGATATGCCCGACCTCTGGTTGATCTTCAGATGAAAATATATCGGTACGAGGGCTTAGAACCATGGAGCATCAAGAAGAGCACTGTTAGTG ATGTTCCAGAGGGAGCGGTGATAATAAGAGAACACACTGCAATGAACAATCTGTTCAGCTGCCTGTGGTTCAACGAGGTACACCTGTTAACACCGAGGGACCAGCTTAGCTTTGGCTACGTAGTGGACAGACTAAAAGGAGCCTTCAAGGTGTTCATGTTTCAGAACTGTGAATACAACTCTCTGTTTGAACTGCACCCTCACATCAGAGAACATTCCTCAAAGATAGAGTGGGTCAAGAGTCTAAAGGAACTGAAAGGGAAAGGAGAGAGTATGAAGGAGAGCAGAGGAGGCTTTGGGCTGTGGACTCCATACCCTGGGGATCTGGATTCCGTTGAGCTGCCAAAGGTAGTAAGAACTTCTAAAGCTGGTTGA
- the LOC106407043 gene encoding protein ROOT HAIR SPECIFIC 17, which translates to MASLNMKMKKRDNYGAEPDKKKLAMAGIRHQLLLLLRRRHRLFPLVSAFSGCLLLLLLFSLSFPPVIHRSPLGRKNQVAVESKLLVPENGGRSDRHLWSSKLSNSYYGCSNASGTFQVLDKTSQTGRYLLIATSGGLNQQRTGIIDAVVAAYILNATLVIPKLDQNSYWKDISNFEEIFDADWFISHLSKDVKIIKELPKGEESRLIGLQSIRVPRKCTPSCYLQRVLPLLKKKHVVQLSKFDYRLANQLDTELQKLRCRVNYHAVRYTQTINKMGQILVDRMRTKAKHFVALHLRFEPDMLAFSGCYYGGGQKERLELGAMRRRWKTLHAANPDKVREHGRCPLTPEEIGLMLRGLGFGREVHLYVASGEVYGGDATLAPLRALFPNLHTKETLTSKKELAPFARFSSRMAALDFIVCDESDAFVTNNNGNMARILAGRRRYMGHKVTIRPNAKKLHKIFTNRHNMTWDEFSTKVRKYQTGFMGEPDEMKAGEGEFHENPTSCICGKKKANEQLKEDEHDSWPWEYSDIGNVPMATRSGLDHQSEVDHQN; encoded by the exons ATGGCGTCTTtaaatatgaagatgaagaaaaggGATAATTATGGCGCAGAACCTGACAAGAAAAAGCTGGCCATGGCCGGAATCCGACATCAGTTGCTGCTACTCCTTCGCCGCCGTCACCGTCTATTTCCTCTGGTATCTGCCTTCTCCGGctgtctcctcctcctcctcctcttctcacTTTCCTTCCCTCCTGTGATCCATCGCTCACCACTAGGC AGGAAGAATCAAGTTGCcgtggaatccaagcttcttgTACCC GAAAATGGCGGAAGATCGGATCGCCACTTATGGAGCTCGAAATTGTCCAACTCCTACTATGGCTGCAGCAATGCCAGTGGCACCTTTCAAG TTTTGGATAAGACGAGCCAGACAGGTCGATATTTACTGATCGCTACAAGCGGAGGGTTAAACCAACAACGAACAGGG ATAATAGACGCTGTGGTTGCGGCTTACATCCTAAATGCCACTCTTGTGATCCCTAAACTGGACCAAAACTCATACTGGAAGGACATCAG CAACTTCGAAGAAATATTTGACGCTGATTGGTTCATTTCGCATCTCTCCAAAGATGTCAAGATCATCAAGGAGCTTCCTAAAGGAGAAGAGTCAAGACTCATTGGCCTACAGTCCATTCGTGTTCCCAGGAAGTGCACACCCTCTTGCTACCTGCAGCGTGTTTTGCCCCTTCTTAAGAAGAAGCAT GTTGTACAACTCTCTAAATTCGATTACAGGCTGGCTAACCAGCTGGATACAGAGCTACAGAAGCTGAGGTGTAGAGTGAACTACCATGCGGTTAGATATACGCAGACTATCAACAAGATGGGCCAAATTCTGGTTGACCGGATGAGAACCAAAGCCAAACACTTTGTTGCCCTTCATCTCAG GTTTGAACCTGATATGCTGGCCTTCTCCGGATGCTATTACGGGGGAGGTCAGAAAGAGAGACTTGAACTGGGAGCTATGAGAAGAAGGTGGAAAACTTTACAC GCGGCAAACCCTGACAAGGTACGGGAGCACGGGAGATGTCCCCTGACTCCAGAGGAGATCGGTCTGATGCTCAGGGGCTTAGGTTTTGGAAGAGAAGTTCACTTGTACGTTGCATCAGGCGAGGTATACGGAGGGGATGCTACACTAGCACCATTGAGAGCTCTGTTTCCAAATCTCCATACAAAGGAGACATTGACCTCCAAGAAAGAGCTAGCTCCTTTTGCGCGCTTCTCATCACGCATGGCAGCTCTTGACTTCATCGTCTGTGATGAGAGCGACGCATTTGTCACCAACAACAACGGCAACATGGCTAGAATCTTAGCTGGAAGAAG GAGATACATGGGACACAAAGTGACCATCCGTCCAAACGCCAAGAAACTCCACAAAATCTTCACAAACAGACACAACATGACATGGGATGAATTCTCTACCAAGGTCCGGAAATACCAAACCGGGTTCATGGGGGAGCCAGATGAAATGAAAGCAGGAGAGGGGGAGTTCCATGAGAACCCGACCTCCTGCATTTGTGGAAAGAAGAAGGCCAATGAACAACTAAAAGAGGACGAGCATGACTCATGGCCATGGGAGTACTCGGACATTGGCAATGTCCCCATGGCCACTAGAAGCGGTTTGGATCATCAATCAGAAGTTGACCATCAGAACTAA